The Aedes aegypti strain LVP_AGWG chromosome 1, AaegL5.0 Primary Assembly, whole genome shotgun sequence sequence aattttaatcattatatatttttcatagtaTCCACCGCCAGAGCTTTTACAAGCTTTGAAACCACTTCGTGATATTTGTCAAAAGAAAACTGGAGTTTCTGATGGTAAGTTCATGTTAATTGTTCAAGTTTAAAACACGTTTCAGGAATGAGAGGGTTATGGGAAGTCGTCTTAGTACGGTTCTTTTAGCAGGAAAAATAGCCCTATAAAAATTAAACTATCTAACAAGGTACAAACcttttcaaggattttcttaGGTTTCAGCTCAATTTGGGTTAGTAGTTTAAAGAGAAATTGCATCTGTAAATGAAACACAATATCCCAATAATTGTgtgtttttttcagaaacattcGAAGCATTTGTATTGAAGATATTTGGTCGGTGTTTAGTGTTTTTAGTGGTTTCAGAAAAACGTTCTGCAACCATTagaaatatcaatatatttgcattatttgctatAATATTGGAACATAAGTCTTTGGTGAAGCAGCTCTATTGAACTAGCATCGGAAAAATCAGAATAGATGGAGTCGTTGACAAATCTCTAGATGGTCAAAATATTATCTAGTCCAGTATAATCGGTCtttcatttacaaaaaaaaacaaaagcagATCACAtgcaatttgaaaatattttaaaaacgcAAAACCCAAACTACTTATCTACTTGCAGAAGCAATCCTAGAGTTCAGTGATGGCAAAGTTCATGAAGACGAGAAGCTCAAATGCTACATGAACTGCCTCTTCCATGAGGCGAAAGTGGTTGACGACACAGGCCACGTACATCTCGAAAAACTCCACGATGCCCTTCCGGATTCCATGCGCGATATTGCTATGCATATGGGCAAACGCTGTCTGTACCCAGAGGGTGAAAATCTGTGCGAAAAAGCATTTTGGCTGCACAAGTGCTGGAAGGAGTCTGATCCAAAGGTAATATACGCTCAATTACATGATACAttgaaatataacaaaaaacttgatattgatcACAAGTTGTAGGTCTGTACTAGTTCTTTtgaaaaacacatgaaaaaataataccttctAAATACAACATCAAGTTATATCCAGACCGATATTCAATCTCCTTTAAATTCAAAAATGAAAGAAGATAGGTCATTCAGAGATTATCATATATTTGTTGCTCTTCAAATATGTGTTGTATGTGAGATCAATATTTTCGAttaaatttcaacattttgGGAGCGAAGATGTCTGTTTAAATTCAAATGAACAAGGAGGTATGTTGCCATTCCAAAAGTGATTTATAGATTGCGAGGAAGAATGTTCATAAAATAGCATAATTGTAAAATAGTATTTCATCGTAAAATAGAATTCAGAACAACTAAAAACTATTGAAATGCAAATTATGTGCACTACAAATTCGTTAGAACGGACTATCAATCTTAACACAGATAATATAGCTTAGAACTTTTTGGCGTTCCTTTGACAAAATGCATAATGCTATTTCCAGTGGCAAATGCGTGTTTCTAAACATTTGGTAGCATTAATATTTCAATATTAGATACAAAtggtaaattatattttttattcatattttacaTTCGTTATACATGTTTTAATCATGATTGCATATACCGATAGGCGCAAGAGCATTTGAAAATAGCTTGAAACATTAGTGATGCCAGAAAGTTTTCCAAAAGAACTCACTCAGATCTACAATCTGTGAAAGGTAACTTCACAAGGTTTATTGCAACACATCGTTAAAAATTgtcgattttatattttcagcaCTACTTCTTGATTTAAGGGAATACCGAAATCAACCAGCAGTAACTTGGAAACTAGTTACAACTAAGCAGCACACAGAAAATGTGACTAACTCCTGACCAAACCAAAATTTAACATAGAGAGTGACTAACAAAAGCAATAAAGAGCAAACAACTAACGTTAAAAGGTATTTCATTTGTTTCAACTAT is a genomic window containing:
- the LOC5577119 gene encoding general odorant-binding protein 83a → MIRFIVFVSSCLVAVCIADVTPRRDAEYPPPELLQALKPLRDICQKKTGVSDEAILEFSDGKVHEDEKLKCYMNCLFHEAKVVDDTGHVHLEKLHDALPDSMRDIAMHMGKRCLYPEGENLCEKAFWLHKCWKESDPKHYFLI